The Vibrio sp. 16 genome segment GAGGAGACTGGAAGGAATGTTGACGGGCTACACGGTGAAATAGCCCGCCGTAAGGCTTTAGCGACAAGTCAGATTGTCGTTGCGTCCCTTCAATTTTTGGTAGGCTTTCATGCGGTTTTCCATTTGTACATAACGAACCGGAGGCGCGCTCACCAACAAGCGGTAGTCGTCGCCACTGTCAGTGTCGGTGCTTGCCACCGGCGTAATCACCACAACATTTAGATCAGGGTTACGCTTTAAAATGGATGCTTTGGTTCCTAGACCAAGCTCAGTGTGGAATTTGCCTGCGACATGAATGACTTGAGTGTCAGGGTGCTTCGCCAAGTAAGAGACAATGCTTTCTGCCATGGTTTCATCCCATGTGACTTGAGCAGCAAATTGTTTCTCTGTTTGTTCTGGTTTGCCATGATGCATTGAGGCCATGAACTTCTCTTTGTAAGGCGAATTTGAGGTATCGATGTCACTGGCAAGGAATGAGCGCTCTTTGATCGTCAGTTTATCTAGGTAATCGACACCTTGGCGTCCGATACAGCGCACAATAGGTTTGGGTGCGTTGGCGGCAATGACGTCAAGGCCGCTTGTTTTGGCAAACTCAACCAATGGGCGATAGTCGCTCTCGTAATTTGGCCAAGCGTTGCCGTTATTGATCAGGACTTGCTCACCAATGGTCCCCGCGAGGTACTCATCCAGCACATTTTGTTTGTCGCGCGAGAATTGCTCCATAGAAAGGGCAATGGTTTTCTGCTCTTGCACCAATTGTCTCAATAGGTCGGTTTGAAAGCGATGAACACCTGCATGAGTGTGCCATTCACCGACTAAGATGACATCAGCGTTGGCCAGTGATTTTGGTAGTTGAGTCAACGAGACCGGTTGAGCGTCAGGAGAGAGCAAGCTGTAATCATAGAAGGTAGTCGGACGCTGCTCTGGTGTGGTTGAGCAGGCTGTTAGGAAAAGAGTAATAAGCGAAGTTGCGAATAGAGTACGCATTAAAAAACCTCCAGAAATTAGTGCGTGCATACTACTGGAGGCTTATCGATGTTTCAATAATAATGAGAATTATTATCCATTAACTCTGTTTGCGATAAACGCGTAACATGAAATCCGCCTCACATTTGTACAGTGTAGCCGATTGAAGTTGTTCTCTTAGTGTGTCTGAGGCTTTCCATGCGAACGGCGTCATCTGTAGCAGATCGTAAGCATCACCTTGAGCAAGTGGCATCACGTAACTGAGCTTTTCTTCTCTCTCTAAGGTGAAACCTAAAATTTCTTCAGAAGCTTCACTATGAAGTCGCACATCTGAGTAGATCGCTTCGCGCAATTGGTAGAGGTGACGCGCTGCTGGGGTCACGGTGATTACAACGCCCTGATCGGTTACTACTCTCGCTAATTCTTCAGCGTTGCAAGGTGCATATATTCGTACAACGGCATCTAAGCTGTTGTCGGAAAACGGCAGACGATGGCTCGAGGCAACACTGAACGCACAGTTTGTGTAGCGTTTTGCTGCATAACGGATGGCCACTTTCGAGATATCTAGGCCATAGGTTTGTGCATTGGGGTATTTTTCCGTTAAGCGCGTAGCCATTTCGGTAGTGTAATAGCCTTCACCGCAGCCGATGTCCAACAGGCTTGGCGCATCACTTTCTATAAATTCAGCACAAAGCTCAGCGACCTTTTGCTTCATCGGTTGATAGTAGTCCTTTTCCAAAAAGCGTCGGCGCGCTTGCATCATCTCTTTGTTGTCGCCGGGATCTTTAGAGCGCTTATGCTGTACTGGCATCAAATTGACGTAACCTTCTTTGGCTAAGTCAAAGGCGTGATTGTTGACGCAACGAAAGCTACGCTGTGAAAAGGAAAGTGCTTGATGGCATAGAGGGCACTGGTAGTTCATATCATGCTCAATACAGATGTGGGAGCGAGATTTTAACAAAAACAGGCAACTGAGGCGAAGGAAAAAGAGCCGAATGACTTCGGCTCTTGATGAGGTTAGTGGAAGAAGTCAACTTGCTGCTTCAAGTCTTGCGCTTGCTTTTGAAGCTCTGCAGCACTCTCTGACGTTTTCGCACTGGTGTCTCGGCTTTGGCGGTTAAGTTCATTGATCGAATGCGCACTGGTCGCAATCTCTTGAGAGACTTGTGCTTGCTCTTCGGATGTCGCCGCAATCGCATCTGCTTGGGTTGCAATTGCTTCGACTTGGCTCGCGATGGCTTCCAGTGCATTACCTGCTTCTTGGGCTTTATCTAAAACTTTATTCGCATTTTGTTGGCTTTGCGCCATCATATTGACCGCATTACCGGTTGACCCTCTTAATTTCTCGATAATGGAGACAACGTCTTGCACTGAGGTTTGAGTGCGATGTGCAAGAGTGCGCACTTCATCCGCGACTACCGCAAAACCTCGGCCTTGTTCTCCGGCTCTTGCCGCTTCAATCGCGGCGTTAAGTGCTAACAGATTTGTCTGCTCAGCGATTTCATCAATCATTTTGGTGACGGTCTGAATGCTTTCGCTATCAACGTTGACTTGTTCAATAGCCGCAGCCGATTGATCGAGTTGATCATTCAATTGAGCAACGTCTATGCACACTCCCTCAACGACCTCTAAACCTGATTGACTATCGGTATTGGCTGAACGAACGTTTTCAGCAATGCTTTCCACTTGTTGGGCAACAGATTGAGCTGAAGCCGCCATTTCTTCGATGGCGGTAACGACTTGCTCTACTTGTTCTTGCTGTAAGTCGGATTGGTCGAGATTGCGCTGTGCATCGCTTACCACGCTGGTGGAGTTTTGCTCTACTTGATCGCTGGTTGAGCGAATTTGGCCGACTAGATTGTCTAGCTGACTGGCCATGTTTGCTACACCAAGATTCAAGTTGTTGATCTCATTGCGTGATTCGCTGCCTGTTTTCGGGATGGAGATACTGACTTCACCTTTAGCAAGTCGACTCATATAACCATTGAGGATGGTCAGTGGTTTGAGTGTCTTGTTGAGCACGAGGGTCAGAATAGCAAATGTGCCAACAGCAACGATCAGAGAAATAATGACGATAATGTTCAGTAATGTGCGGCTGCCTTTTGTCACTTCGCTAATAAAAGTACCGCCTAGCAGTTTCCAATCCCACCCTGGCACTTCAGTATAAACAAGGTATTTTTCACCAACGTTTCCATTGCTTTCATAAGGGTAACGGATCAGTCCGCTTGTCTGTTCAAATATTTTGTCGAAGGGCTTATTGCCATTGTAATCCTGAGTGTTTTGAATCGGTGGATCGGATTCTTTGTTCTTCGGGTGCAGTAGGTAGCGCCCTAAGTTGTCTTTCGCATTGTCTAGAATAATGGTGTATCCGGTGTCACCCCAGTTGACGTCTTCCAAAGAAGAAAACAAATTCTGAGTAGCACGCTCTACGGGGAGTCCGATAAAGGTAATCCCGTTTACCTTGCCATTCACGTCTTTAAGTGGCGCGTAATAAGTAATGAAGCGTTGACCATACAGTTTTATCTGAGCGTAGTACGGCTGACCATTCATAAGCTGTCGATAACCAGGGTGGTTTTGGCCAAGTGTCGTACCTACAGCCCGATTACCTTGTGGGTCTTTAAGGGATGTGGATACGCGAATAAAATCATTGCCCAGAGGCGCGAAAATGGTGGCAATTGCACCTGTATCTCGAGTGAAACTATCCACGATATTGGTATCATTGATTAAACTTTCACTGTATTGGGTAATATTCGCAACCTGATGGCCTTGGAAATCAACGGTGTAATCTTCGATAAAAACGCCGGCAAGGTAACCATTGCGAAATGTCGATTCCAGAACTTTCGCTGTATGCAGATAGGCATTGAATTGTCCTGCGATGGTTTTGGCCATAGCCTCAACCTTGGATTGATGCTCTTTAAGGGTACTTTCAAGTAATACATCAGACGCATTGCGGTAAACCAGTACCGATATGCTTGAAAATGCGACCGCCAGACACAAGGTGATCACCAACTTGAGTTGGAAACCGACGCTTTGATTTCTATATTTTTGCAACATGTCGTGTCGTTCCTAGTATTTATAATTGATTGGTTATTATGGAATGTATGCTATCGACTTATATAAATGACTTAATTGATATTTATTAAGTAATTTGTCAAAAGTAGGGCGTTAGCCAACGGCTAGCTAGGAGTAGACCCGAAGAGCAAGTGCTTTATTGCATGAGGGGGGAAATTTTGCCTTATGTATTTGTTGCGTTCACTTTTCAGCTGATTGTCCTTGAATTCACAAGGAATCCGTCAGGTCCCTACAACGTAACCTCCTGATAATGAAACTTAGCCGTTAAGCGAGCAGGAGCCATGGTTGCTCCTGCTATATGGATTAGAACGATGTGCGTCGATAATGGCGGTATTGAGGTTGCCAGAAGGTAGTTTCAATCGCGTTGTTCAGTGCAGCCTCTGAAAGGGGAAGCGCCAACCCTTCCACAATGGCTTGTTTGCCAACTGCGAAGGCAATGTGCTTACTTATCGCTTGTATTTCGTCCAGTGGAGGAAGTATTGCTCCTTGGTTGCTTTCGCTATGTTCTGCGCACTCTGCCAAAGCTCGGCTTGCTGCCATTAGCATTGAATCACTGATGCGCGTTGCGCTCACTGCCACAACGCCAAGTCCTACTCCCGGAAAAATATAACTGTTGTTACATTGGGAAATCACTCTTGTTTGTCGATGACCATGTTCATCGTAATACTCAACAGGTTCAAAAGGGCTGCCCGTTGCCACGATTGCTTTGCCTTTACTCCAGTTCAGAATATTGTCTGGTGTACCTTCAACCCGTGATGTGGGGTTAGAAAGGGGTAACACAATCGGTTGGTGTGCGTTATTGCAAAGCAGTTCTATTGCGGTTTGATCAAACAGTCCAGGTTGCCCGCTGACGCCAATGAGTACGCTTGCACCACTTTGCTCGATGACATTGTGTAAGGTCAACGCTTGTTGATTTGACCATGTTGATAAGTCCGCTTTTTTCTGTACTAACGTGGTTTGAAATTCAGCCAAGTGAGGAGTGTCGTCGGTAAGGAGTCCTTCACGATCAATCATAAAGAGGTTTTTTGTCGCGACTTGCTCAGTGACACCTTCGGCCATCATTTGACGGATGATCTGCTTGGCAATGCCGCATCCAGCGGAACCAGCACCAACAAAGACAATGCGTTGATCAGAAAGCCTCTCATTTTTACGCCGACATGCGGCCAGCAGGGTGCCAACCACGACGGCGGCGGTACCTTGAATATCATCATTAAAGCAACAAAGTTGATCTCGATATCGCTCCAGAAGAGGAGTGGCGTTTGACTGGGCGAAATCTTCGAATTGCAGCAGCACATTTGGCCAGCGTCGTTTCACCGCTTGAATAAATGTGTCGACGAACTCTTGGTATTGGTCTGCCGAAATTCTAGGATGACGCCACCCCATATACATAGGGTCGGAAAGCAGTTCGCGATTATTGGTACCCACATCGAGAACGATTGGCAAGCAATGAGCTGGGCTGATCCCACCGCATGAGGTATACAGCGCCAATTTGCCAATAGGGATACCCATGCCGCCGATGCCTTGGTCTCCTAATCCAAGAATCCTTTCGCCGTCGGTCACAACTATCACTTTGATGTTTCGTTTGGTCGCGTTTTGGAGCATGTCATCAATTAGGTGCTGCTCGGGATAGGAGAGCAGTAAGCCACGCTTGCGGCGATAGATTTTTGAGAATTGCTCACACGCTTCTCCGACGGTCGGTGTGTAGATGAGTGGCATGATCTCTTCGAGGTGTCGATTGATGAGGTGATGGAAGAGGGTTTCATTGGTGTCTTGAATGTTGCGCAGATAAATGTGTTTCTCTAGTGCAGATTGAAACGAGCACAGTTGCTGATAGGCACGTTCCGATTGAGATTCTATGGTTTCTACCGTATGGGGTAGGAGTCCTATCAAGTTGAACTCTTGGCGCTCTTTTCGTGTGAAAGCACTGCCCTTGTTGAGAAGTGGGGTTTCAAGCAGAGCTGGCCCAGAAAATGGAATGTAGAGAGGGCGTTTGTCAGTCATAGTCGGTTACATCTTTGAGCTAGGAAGGTGCCAAACTGAAGCGCTAGGCACCTAGAGTGGGACAATTTCGCTGTTATAGGTTAAATATCAGTGGGAGTAGCGTGATACTTGCAATAGTGATCAGCGCGATGGCGACGATATTGAGCAAGAAGCCTGCACGAATCATGTCGCCCATCTTCAATTGACCCGAACCGAAAACAATCGCATTTGGTGGTGTCGCGACCGGCATCATGAAGGCGCAACTTGCGGCGATAGCAGCCGGAATGACCCACACCATCGGAGTGCCAGTAATCGACTCCGCGACAGGACCAAGGAGTGGTAGAAACCCTGCTGCAGTTGCTGTGTTGCTGGTGATTTCGGTTAGGAAAGTAATCAGAGCCGTGACGATCAATATGCCCATCACCAGTGAAATGGTATCTGCGCCTTGAATTTGCAGAGCAATGTACTCAGCAAGGCCAGATGACTTAATTTTGGCTGCCAATGCTAAACCGCCACCAAATAGGATCAAGATACCCCAAGGCACACTTTTCGCCGATTCCCAATCGAGTACACGTTGGTTGCTGCCTGATATGACTGGAAGTGCGAACAGTAAGATCGCCGCCATCATTGCCACTCCCGTGTCTGATAGACCGATTCCCGTTGCCTTCGCGATGTAAGGACGGAAAATCCAACCGAGTGCAGCGAATGCAAAGATGAACAATACTTTCTTCTCGCCCGCTGACATTGCGCCTAGCTTGTCGAGTTGGTCCTTAAACACGGACTTAGAGCTCACCTCGCCAGCTTGATCGACTTTGTAGCTAAATTTGGTCAACCACAGCCAAGTGAACACCAGCAGCACGATAGAAAGAGGCAGGCCAAGCATCATCCATTGGCCAAAACCAATCTCAATGTTGTAGCTATCGGATAAGTAAGCCGCCATCAACGCGTTTGGTGGCGTACCAATGAGCGTGGCAATACCACCGATGCTAGCGCCGTAAGCAATCGCGAGGAGCATCGCTTTGCCAAATTGATTGTTGTTCGGGTCGCGGTCGGTAACGATCTTAATCACCGACAGGGCGATAGGGAGCATCATCACTGCGGTTGCGGTATTCGACATCCACATTGATAGAAACGCCGTGACCAACATAATCCCCAACACTTGAATACTGGGTTTGCTGCCTGCGTAGAGCATGGTTTTTAGGGCTATTCGACGGTGTAGGTTCCAACGCTCCATGGCGATAGAAATGAGAAATCCACCCAAAAATAGGAAAATTAGCGGGTGAGCATAAGGCGCGGCGACCTGTTTGATACTGGCAATGCCAGCAACAGGGACCACAACCAAAGGGAGTAGTGAGGCGGCGGGAATGGGGACCGCTTCCGAGATCCACCAACTCGCCATCCAAAATGCTAAACCTGCAGTGCGCCAAGCATCGACACTTAGCCCTGCTACAGGCGGTTCCATCACTAGGGTCGCGAGCATAACCAAAGGTCCGAGGCATAACATGAACCATGGTGTTTTTTTATTATTATCACTCATTCTTTCATCCTTTAATAACACCAATATTGCACTTGGTGAGAGGTTTTAAATAGGCTGCTGCTTCCGAGCAGACCTCCTGTAGTGCAAAAGTGTTGCCAGATTGTGAAAATAATATTTATGTAAATTAAAACAAATACTTACGTGTTATTTGGTTTGTCGATTTCGACTCTTTGTGCGGATTTTCACACAGAAATAAAAGTGTATTTGTCACCTTTTCCACACTCAAGGTGTGATGAACTTATTGCGTTCTATTCCGTATTTGGACACTTTATCGTAGAAGGTTTTTCTTGGCAGTTTTAGCAACGTGAGCGCCTCTTTGACTGACCCTGAGGTTTGACTCAAGGCCTCCTCAATCAGTGCGCATTCATAAAAGGCGACCTTCTCTGCAAGCGACAGATCATCTGCTGGCATTTCTAACGCGTTGGTTTGGCTTAGCTCCAGTGGTAGACCGAGTAAAACATGCCTCTCTGCAACGTTCCTTAACTCGCGTACATTTCCGGGCCAGTCGTAGCGCATGAGTTGTTCAAGATCCTCACTTTTCAATGACCTCAATGGTTTATGAAATCTCCCGGCGGCTATCGAGCTAAAATGCCTAAACAAGAGTGGAATGTCTGCTTTGCGTGCCCTTAGAGGCGGGATATGAATGGTAACGAGATTCAAGCGATAGTAGAGATCCGAGCGAAAGAGCCCTTCGTCTGCAATCGCTAATAAATCCACCTTGGTAGCGGCGACGAATCGAATATCAAGATTGATCGCTTTGTTGCTGCCTACGGGGGTAACTTTGCGCTCTTCGATGACCCGCAGGATCTTAACTTGCATAGCCAGTGGCATGCTTTCGATTTCATCGAGAAAAACGGTGCCTC includes the following:
- a CDS encoding ChaN family lipoprotein; protein product: MRTLFATSLITLFLTACSTTPEQRPTTFYDYSLLSPDAQPVSLTQLPKSLANADVILVGEWHTHAGVHRFQTDLLRQLVQEQKTIALSMEQFSRDKQNVLDEYLAGTIGEQVLINNGNAWPNYESDYRPLVEFAKTSGLDVIAANAPKPIVRCIGRQGVDYLDKLTIKERSFLASDIDTSNSPYKEKFMASMHHGKPEQTEKQFAAQVTWDETMAESIVSYLAKHPDTQVIHVAGKFHTELGLGTKASILKRNPDLNVVVITPVASTDTDSGDDYRLLVSAPPVRYVQMENRMKAYQKLKGRNDNLTCR
- the rlmA gene encoding 23S rRNA (guanine(745)-N(1))-methyltransferase yields the protein MNYQCPLCHQALSFSQRSFRCVNNHAFDLAKEGYVNLMPVQHKRSKDPGDNKEMMQARRRFLEKDYYQPMKQKVAELCAEFIESDAPSLLDIGCGEGYYTTEMATRLTEKYPNAQTYGLDISKVAIRYAAKRYTNCAFSVASSHRLPFSDNSLDAVVRIYAPCNAEELARVVTDQGVVITVTPAARHLYQLREAIYSDVRLHSEASEEILGFTLEREEKLSYVMPLAQGDAYDLLQMTPFAWKASDTLREQLQSATLYKCEADFMLRVYRKQS
- a CDS encoding methyl-accepting chemotaxis protein; protein product: MLQKYRNQSVGFQLKLVITLCLAVAFSSISVLVYRNASDVLLESTLKEHQSKVEAMAKTIAGQFNAYLHTAKVLESTFRNGYLAGVFIEDYTVDFQGHQVANITQYSESLINDTNIVDSFTRDTGAIATIFAPLGNDFIRVSTSLKDPQGNRAVGTTLGQNHPGYRQLMNGQPYYAQIKLYGQRFITYYAPLKDVNGKVNGITFIGLPVERATQNLFSSLEDVNWGDTGYTIILDNAKDNLGRYLLHPKNKESDPPIQNTQDYNGNKPFDKIFEQTSGLIRYPYESNGNVGEKYLVYTEVPGWDWKLLGGTFISEVTKGSRTLLNIIVIISLIVAVGTFAILTLVLNKTLKPLTILNGYMSRLAKGEVSISIPKTGSESRNEINNLNLGVANMASQLDNLVGQIRSTSDQVEQNSTSVVSDAQRNLDQSDLQQEQVEQVVTAIEEMAASAQSVAQQVESIAENVRSANTDSQSGLEVVEGVCIDVAQLNDQLDQSAAAIEQVNVDSESIQTVTKMIDEIAEQTNLLALNAAIEAARAGEQGRGFAVVADEVRTLAHRTQTSVQDVVSIIEKLRGSTGNAVNMMAQSQQNANKVLDKAQEAGNALEAIASQVEAIATQADAIAATSEEQAQVSQEIATSAHSINELNRQSRDTSAKTSESAAELQKQAQDLKQQVDFFH
- a CDS encoding NAD-dependent malic enzyme; protein product: MTDKRPLYIPFSGPALLETPLLNKGSAFTRKERQEFNLIGLLPHTVETIESQSERAYQQLCSFQSALEKHIYLRNIQDTNETLFHHLINRHLEEIMPLIYTPTVGEACEQFSKIYRRKRGLLLSYPEQHLIDDMLQNATKRNIKVIVVTDGERILGLGDQGIGGMGIPIGKLALYTSCGGISPAHCLPIVLDVGTNNRELLSDPMYMGWRHPRISADQYQEFVDTFIQAVKRRWPNVLLQFEDFAQSNATPLLERYRDQLCCFNDDIQGTAAVVVGTLLAACRRKNERLSDQRIVFVGAGSAGCGIAKQIIRQMMAEGVTEQVATKNLFMIDREGLLTDDTPHLAEFQTTLVQKKADLSTWSNQQALTLHNVIEQSGASVLIGVSGQPGLFDQTAIELLCNNAHQPIVLPLSNPTSRVEGTPDNILNWSKGKAIVATGSPFEPVEYYDEHGHRQTRVISQCNNSYIFPGVGLGVVAVSATRISDSMLMAASRALAECAEHSESNQGAILPPLDEIQAISKHIAFAVGKQAIVEGLALPLSEAALNNAIETTFWQPQYRHYRRTSF
- a CDS encoding SLC13 family permease; this translates as MSDNNKKTPWFMLCLGPLVMLATLVMEPPVAGLSVDAWRTAGLAFWMASWWISEAVPIPAASLLPLVVVPVAGIASIKQVAAPYAHPLIFLFLGGFLISIAMERWNLHRRIALKTMLYAGSKPSIQVLGIMLVTAFLSMWMSNTATAVMMLPIALSVIKIVTDRDPNNNQFGKAMLLAIAYGASIGGIATLIGTPPNALMAAYLSDSYNIEIGFGQWMMLGLPLSIVLLVFTWLWLTKFSYKVDQAGEVSSKSVFKDQLDKLGAMSAGEKKVLFIFAFAALGWIFRPYIAKATGIGLSDTGVAMMAAILLFALPVISGSNQRVLDWESAKSVPWGILILFGGGLALAAKIKSSGLAEYIALQIQGADTISLVMGILIVTALITFLTEITSNTATAAGFLPLLGPVAESITGTPMVWVIPAAIAASCAFMMPVATPPNAIVFGSGQLKMGDMIRAGFLLNIVAIALITIASITLLPLIFNL